From the genome of Sporomusa sphaeroides DSM 2875:
CATCTTTGCAATGATGCTCAGGGAATGGAGGGCTGACAAAGTGGCGCAGGTAATAGTACCGGCTCGCAAAGTATTGCGGGAGCAGTTCGGGATTCATGCCAATCCCGGACAGTTTATTGTTGCTCTTGCAGGTAATCCCAATGTTGGCAAAAGCACGGTTTTCAACGCTCTGACCGGCTTGCGGCAGCACACCGGCAATTGGCCGGGCAAAACGGTGGATAATGCGCAAGGGACGTTTAGCTATAATAACCGGTCCTTCTTACTGGTCGATTTGCCAGGTACTTATTCCATCATGGCACATACGGCAGAAGAACAGATCGCGCGGGACTTCATCTGCTTTGGGCGTCCTGATGTGACTTTAGTGGTAGTGGACGCGACCTGTCTGGAACGAAACCTGAATCTGGCGCTGCAAATTATGGAGATAACTTCTAAGGTTGTCGTCTGTGTTAATCTTATGGATGAAGCCAGAAAAAAGCAAATCCAGGTAAATATAAGCCTACTGGAAAAAGAACTTGGCGTGCCGGTGGTAGC
Proteins encoded in this window:
- a CDS encoding FeoB small GTPase domain-containing protein, whose translation is MAQVIVPARKVLREQFGIHANPGQFIVALAGNPNVGKSTVFNALTGLRQHTGNWPGKTVDNAQGTFSYNNRSFLLVDLPGTYSIMAHTAEEQIARDFICFGRPDVTLVVVDATCLERNLNLALQIMEITSKVVVCVNLMDEARKKQIQVNISLLEKELGVPVVATAARQNEGLNHLLAALYRIATGECKTHHKQLQYSPEVEAAIAQLLPNIERHIDKRLNARWVALRLLDGDRAFIESIALHLQLSGNPVVREAVQ